In a single window of the Ascaphus truei isolate aAscTru1 unplaced genomic scaffold, aAscTru1.hap1 HAP1_SCAFFOLD_2800, whole genome shotgun sequence genome:
- the LOC142481568 gene encoding peroxisomal membrane protein 11C-like isoform X1 has protein sequence MTTAVSGLLHVLESYRGRDRVIRMLCYSCQLVGGILAQKGGKKQESAKSLLIIASQLSHCRTVLRLFDDLAMFAYSKQYGLGRKEEDALVRWISVIVNICDQLYYPCEHVAWAADAGVVRGKSEKWWTASTALWGLSLVLGIMRSLRILTTLRRENKEKYSEGEGPLSRGQIKAQVRSEVLSIIGSLSDLANAVHWMPPGFLWGGQSPTWLVGLMGTGSSLISIYQTAVGGNTGGV, from the exons ATGACTACTGCAGTGTCTGGCCTTCTGCATGTCTTGGAATCCtacagaggcagagacagagtg ATACGGATGCTGTGTTACAGCTGCCAGCTGGTGGGTGGAATCCTGGCGCAGAAGGGCGGGAAGAAGCAGGAGTCCGCCAAGAGCCTTCTGATCATCGCGTCTCAGCTCAGCCACTGCCGGACAGTCCTGCGACTGTTTGATGACCTGGCCATGTTCGCTTACTCCAAGCAGTATGGGCTGGGGAGGAAG GAGGAAGATGCTCTGGTCAGGTGGATTTCTGTGATCGTTAACATATGTGACCAGCTTTACTACCCGTGTGAACACGTAGCGTGGGCGGCAGACGCTGGCGTTGTCCGCGGGAAATCAGAGAAGTGGTGGACGGCTAGCACTGCACTGTGGGGTCTGTCTCTTGTTTTGGGAATCATGAG GTCTTTGAGGATTTTAACTACACTAAGAAGAGAAAACAAGGAAAAATATtctga GGGAGAAGGTCCGCTCAGCCGGGGTCAGATAAAAGCCCAGGTGAGATCGGAAGTCCTATCGATCATCGGCTCCCTCTCCGACCTGGCGAATGCCGTCCACTGGATGCCCCCGGGGTTCCTCTGGGGCGGGCAGTCGCCCACCTGGCTGGTGGGTTTGATGGGGACCGGGTCGTCGCTCATCAGCATTTACCAAACCGCCGTGGGCGGGAACACAGGTGGTGTTTGA
- the LOC142481568 gene encoding peroxisomal membrane protein 11C-like isoform X2, translating into MLCYSCQLVGGILAQKGGKKQESAKSLLIIASQLSHCRTVLRLFDDLAMFAYSKQYGLGRKEEDALVRWISVIVNICDQLYYPCEHVAWAADAGVVRGKSEKWWTASTALWGLSLVLGIMRSLRILTTLRRENKEKYSEGEGPLSRGQIKAQVRSEVLSIIGSLSDLANAVHWMPPGFLWGGQSPTWLVGLMGTGSSLISIYQTAVGGNTGGV; encoded by the exons ATGCTGTGTTACAGCTGCCAGCTGGTGGGTGGAATCCTGGCGCAGAAGGGCGGGAAGAAGCAGGAGTCCGCCAAGAGCCTTCTGATCATCGCGTCTCAGCTCAGCCACTGCCGGACAGTCCTGCGACTGTTTGATGACCTGGCCATGTTCGCTTACTCCAAGCAGTATGGGCTGGGGAGGAAG GAGGAAGATGCTCTGGTCAGGTGGATTTCTGTGATCGTTAACATATGTGACCAGCTTTACTACCCGTGTGAACACGTAGCGTGGGCGGCAGACGCTGGCGTTGTCCGCGGGAAATCAGAGAAGTGGTGGACGGCTAGCACTGCACTGTGGGGTCTGTCTCTTGTTTTGGGAATCATGAG GTCTTTGAGGATTTTAACTACACTAAGAAGAGAAAACAAGGAAAAATATtctga GGGAGAAGGTCCGCTCAGCCGGGGTCAGATAAAAGCCCAGGTGAGATCGGAAGTCCTATCGATCATCGGCTCCCTCTCCGACCTGGCGAATGCCGTCCACTGGATGCCCCCGGGGTTCCTCTGGGGCGGGCAGTCGCCCACCTGGCTGGTGGGTTTGATGGGGACCGGGTCGTCGCTCATCAGCATTTACCAAACCGCCGTGGGCGGGAACACAGGTGGTGTTTGA